A window of the Fusarium poae strain DAOMC 252244 chromosome 3, whole genome shotgun sequence genome harbors these coding sequences:
- a CDS encoding hypothetical protein (BUSCO:48506at5125), with protein sequence MASQTSPDPLDVLQAMVDDVLVHTGKALRASRKDVQGNAQSNQATLKSKLPESIDGFREALHKLEWDIIDAKSVLMRDIKRIQEQKQQQQQQQQSQQIPKQQPVAAPQPVESQSKSPMIIDLESSPPPPPQDQPMTELKANKPVAPFPDMGMGLPDIGQSDQVMKDEASQNMALTTASEQPKTKSSVSPAPTATAAVAPMAPMPVMEQKSLDNHNSDVMDLTADGPHSELNFTNMQFTLAPTNNDSQDPSTTQETSFDLATFAPPEGNDDILGLDDLLPTNNNSQANISQLPAGSDANEAKQEPAMSTGNQGPSQGMSNDNLDSVFDDEIFNNLGTGGGGLADGTGDATYEDLIRGDDDTNLDYMGDSEFDQYFFDGE encoded by the exons ATGGCGTCTCAAACTTCCCCGGACCCGCTGGATGTTCTACAGGCCATGGTCGACGACGTC CTGGTTCACACTGGGAAAGCCCTCAGGGCCTCGCGTAAAGATGTACAGGGCAATGCGCAGTCAAACCAAGCGACACTGAAGTCCAAGTTGCCTGAGTCTATTGATGGCTTCAGAGAAGCCTTACACAAGTTGGAATGGGACATT ATTGATGCCAAATCTGTCTTAATGCGTGACATCAAGAGGATACAGGAGCAaaaacagcagcagcagcagcagcagcaaagccAACAGATCCCAAAACAGCAACCTGTTGCAGCACCTCAGCCCGTTGAGTCTCAGTCCAAGTCACCCATGATTATTGACTTGGAGTCATCGCCACCTCCACCTCCCCAGGACCAGCCCATGACAGAACTCAAGGCTAATAAGCCAGTTGCCCCTTTTCCTGACATGGGCATGGGGCTCCCCGATATCGGTCAATCCGACCAGGTGATGAAGGATGAAGCCAGCCAAAACATGGCTTTAACTACAGCTTCCGAGCAGCCCAAGACGAAGAGCAGCGTCTCTCCGGCGCCTACTGCGACTGCTGCCGTCGCCCCCATGGCCCCAATGCCGGTCATGGAACAAAAGTCATTAGACAACCACAATAGTGACGTGATGGACCTTACCGCTGATGGACCTCACTCAGAATTAAACTTTACAAATATGCAGTTTACGTTGGCTCCGACAAATAACGACTCGCAAGATCCATCTACCACGCAGGAGACATCGTTTGATCTGGCAACATTTGCTCCGCCCGAGGGTAATGATGATATCCTAGGTCTCGACGACCTCTTACCAACCAACAACAATTCACAGGCGAATATATCTCAATTACCTGCTGGCTCTGATGCAAATGAGGCCAAGCAGGAGCCTGCCATGAGTACAGGTAATCAAGGACCATCACAGGGGATGTCCAATGACAATTTGGACTCGGTCTTTGACGATGAAATATTTAACAACCTTGGTACAGGCGGTGGCGGTCTTGCCGACGGGACAGGCGACGCCACTTACGAGGATCTCATCAGGGGCGACGATGATACCAACCTCGACTATATGGGAGACAGCGAATTTGACCAATACTTTTTCGATGGAGAGTAG
- a CDS encoding hypothetical protein (BUSCO:30104at5125), with the protein MAGTLVQKAAHPIHASSLDNKLDISARPRSSNLEAVFSPVNNDGCFDFDRVLKSGYVQKRTQKTKKWKSVYLVLRPNTLSLYKNETEDKLRHQLYLSELTAVAELKDPKHKRENVFGLFSPSRNYHFQADSAQDAREWMSLIRKDARIDEEEDEMFLAHPRSAQQSSNGMKPVPIDSNQRNEHERFLSSSPEPMASSTPRYVTSAGSRRRSSILESSGMSGAELASHSDLSDSEAFRPQDSSFDSLTAKSPANVPTVPRPGQGIRSTSQISVSNVEQDPDRVIWQGRLYLLRHRRGMRQWKDMWAVLRPRNLILYKDESEYTARWILPMSAVVNVVDLDPLSKSKKHCLQVITEEKSYRFCAHDEEALVRCIGAFKSLLAKRRELEARAAATTST; encoded by the exons ATGGCCGGAACACTTGTTCAGAAGGCAGCGCATCCGATCCATGCATCATCGCTTGACAACAAACTCGATATTTCTGCTCGACCTCGCAGCTCCAATCTTGAAGCTGTCTTTTCCCCAGTAAACAACGATGGATGTTTCGATTTTGACCGCGTCTTGAAGAGTGGTTATGTTCAGAAGCGCACACAAAAGACAAAG AAGTGGAAGAGTGTCTACCTTGTGCTACGGCCTAATACTCTTTCTCTATACAAGAACGAAACTGAAGACAAGCTTCGACATCAGCTTTATCTGTCCGAGCTCACAGCTGTCGCCGAACTTAAAGATCCCAAGCACAAGCGCGAAAACGTTTTTGGCCTCTTTTCTCCATCTCGCAACTATCATTTCCAAGCGGATTCTGCCCAGGATGCCCGAGAATGGATGTCCTTGATAAGAAAGGACGCGCGCAtcgacgaagaggaggacgagaTGTTTTTGGCCCATCCTCGTTCTGCGCAACAGTCCAGCAATGGCATGAAACCAGTCCCCATCGACAGCAACCAGCGCAACGAGCACGAACGTTTCCTTTCAAGCTCACCGGAACCAATGGCATCATCTACCCCAAGATACGTCACTTCGGCAGGTAGTAGAAGAAGATCTTCGATACTTGAGTCGTCGGGAATGTCGGGTGCCGAACTCGCGTCGCATTCCGATCTTTCCGACAGCGAAGCTTTCCGTCCTCAAGATTCTTCCTTTGACAGTCTTACTGCCAAGTCACCCGCCAACGTTCCTACTGTCCCTCGACCAGGCCAGGGCATCCGCTCGACAAGTCAGATAAGCGTATCCAATGTTGAACAGGACCCTGATCGTGTAATTTGGCAGGGTCGGCTTTACCTCTTGCGTCATCGCAGGGGTATGCGCCAATGGAAGGATATGTGGGCTGTTCTTCGACCACGTAACCTTATTCTCTACAAGGACGAGTCTGAGTATACAGCCAGGTGGATTCTGCCAATGTCCGCCGTCGTCAATGTTGTCGATCTTGATCCTctcagcaagagcaagaagcaTTGCCTTCAGGTTATTACCGAGGAGAAGAGCTATCGCTTCTGCGCACATGACgaagaagctcttgttcgCTGTATTGGCGCCTTCAAGAGCTTGCTAGCCAAACGCCGCGAACTCGAGGCTCGCGCTGCCGCTACCACATCCACATGA
- a CDS encoding hypothetical protein (BUSCO:36485at5125) translates to MPASDISRPCKRCKAEDAPFRLRTDPTCRDCYIQFVTYKLNRRLGALHKDTRSSKALTTRRHLAGLSFGPSSSVLAQILSEQARHHSENKASSPYEPVIVHIDTDLSHVEGESPAQKLLSEYRRAFPHATFECVPLKEVLSVKSIDWSTLPLDAGTPEEDASARLQRLFDALPTLTARSDVLRLLIRHLLLQKAQDFACTALLLGHSTTSLAALTLSEVANGRGFAVPTQVADGMTTVCTYEAVEGGAAQEISRLDFPVYYPLREIFRNEMKQYIDLVPSLKEVVPVDPAGTKAGSSVVSHKDLSIEEVMARYFESVEEGYSGIVANVVRTAGKLERVPGKTFCGSCGMSLDAEGDSRWAGEIGDDPGDGPSAADAGRLCYGCKRSIHG, encoded by the exons ATGCCTGCCTCGGACATCAGCCGGCCTTGTAAGAGATGCAAGGCCGAAGACGCTCCATTTCGTCTACGGACAGATCCGACGTGTCG CGATTGCTACATTCAGTTTGTTACCTACAAACTGAACAGACGTCTTGGTGCTCTTCATAAGGATACACGCTCGTCAAAGGCGCTCACTACTCGGAGACATCTGGCTGGGTTGTCTTTTGGGCCTTCATCAAGTGTCTTGGCTCAGATACTCAGTGAACAGGCTCGTCATCACTCTGAAAACAAGGCATCTTCCCCATATGAACCTGTCATCGTTCACATTGATACGGACTTATCACATGTTGAAGGAGAATCTCCTGCCCAAAAGTTACTCAGCGAATACCGCCGTGCTTTTCCTCACGCCACTTTCGAATGTGTTCCTCTCAAAGAGGTACTGTCTGTAAAGAGTATCGACTGGTCAACTCTACCCCTCGATGCTGGTACCCCTGAAGAAGATGCGTCTGCTCGTCTTCAAAGACTGTTTGATGCCTTGCCTACACTCACCGCACGTAGCGATGTTCTTCGTCTGCTTATTCGtcaccttcttcttcagaaAGCTCAAGACTTTGCATGCACAGCGCTCCTCTTGGGTCACAGCACTACATCACTCGCCGCGTTGACGCTATCAGAGGTTGCAAACGGACGAGGATTCGCTGTTCCAACGCAGGTTGCCGATGGTATGACCACTGTATGCACATATGAGGCAGTTGAAGGCGGTGCCGCACAAGAGATTAGCCGACTTGACTTTCCGGTCTACTACCCCCTACGCGAGATCTTTCGCAACGAGATGAAACAATATATCGATCTCGTACCCTCGCTAAAGGAAGTTGTCCCTGTCGACCCAGCAGGCACGAAAGCTGGGAGCAGTGTCGTTTCCCATAAGGATTTGAGCATCGAAGAGGTAATGGCCCGATACTTTGAAAGTGTTGAGGAGGGGTATTCTGGTATTGTTGCCAATGTTGTGCGTACGGCTGGGAAGTTGGAGCGAGTTCCTGGCAAGACTTTCTGTGGCAGCTGTGGTATGTCACTTGATGCCGAGGGCGATTCGCGATGGGCGGGTGAGATAGGCGACGATCCTGGAGACGGGCCGAGTGCAGCCGACGCAGGTCGGCTATGTTATGGCTGCAAGAGGTCGATTCACGGGTAG
- a CDS encoding hypothetical protein (BUSCO:37378at5125) gives MSTTVGAFIAGGIAACGAVTATHPFETVKIRMQLQGELQNKGHQPHHYRGPIHGVSVIVRNEGFRKIYRGIGAAYIYQILLNGCRLGFYDPMRNALAKFFFKDGNAQNLGINMFCGAASGVIGAAAGSPFFLVKTRLQSFSKFRPVGTQHHYTGAWHGFKSIYSTEGVGGLYRGVQAAMIRTAFGSSVQLPTYFFAKRRLVRHLGMEEGPGLHLASSAISGFVVCYTVMSRMYNQNGNLYTSAADCFAKTIRSEGIFALYKGFFPHLARILPHTILTLSLAEQTNKLVRKIEGRILPSRMDMAT, from the exons ATGTCAACCACCGTTGG CGCCTTCATTGCTGGCGGCATCGCGGCCTGCGGCGCTGTAACCGCGACACACCCGTTTGAGACAGTTAAAATTCG CATGCAGTTGCAAGGCGAACTTCAGAATAAGGGCCACCAGCCTCACCACTACAGAGGACCGATCCACGGCGTGAGCGTTATTGTACGCAACGAAGGATTTAGGAAAATTTACCGCGGTATCGGCGCTGCCTATATCTATCAAATCCTCCTCAATGGCTGCCGTCTGGGCTTCTATGATCCCATGCGTAATGCGCTCGCCAAATTCTTCTTCAAAGATGGAAATGCTCAAAATCTGGGCATCAACATGTTCTGCGGTGCAGCTTCCGGAGTTATCGGTGCCGCGGCTGGCAGTCCATTCTTCCTTGTAAAGACCCGTCTTCAGAGCTTCTCGAAATTCAGGCCGGTTGGTACTCAGCACCATTACACGGGCGCATGGCATGGCTTCAAGTCTATTTACAGTACTGAGGGTGTTGGTGGTCTCTACCGTGGTGTGCAAGCTGCTATGATCCGAACCGCCTTCGGTAGTTCAGTTCAGCTTCCGACATACTTCTTTGCAAAGCGACGTTTGGTTCGCCATCTTGGCATGGAGGAGGGTCCCGGTCTGCATCTGGCTTCTAGCGCCATCAGCGGTTTTGTCGTCTGCT ATACGGTCATGTCCCGTATGTATAATCAGAACGGTAATCTTTACACAAGCGCCGCCGACTGTTTCGCAAAGACCATCCGCTCCGAGGGTATTTTCGCTCTATACAAAGGATTCTTCCCTCATCTTGCACGAATTCTACCCCACACAATCCTTACTCTCAGCTTAGCTGAACAGACCAACAAGCTTGTACGAAAGATCGAAGGCCGTATCCTCCCTAGCCGAATGGACATGGCAACCTAG
- a CDS encoding hypothetical protein (BUSCO:29305at5125), whose amino-acid sequence MSLTPMDIDRSNTPNGASLNIHRTIGTTASVSNLSDVIGNFRPTKLFRRDDIKDNRPQPHVLSLDYDDEGEYVMASASDETIQIYHVKEGRHDKSLVSKKYGVKLAKFTHTNSSIIYASTKQNDAIRYLATHDNSFIRYFDGHEGAVTSLAVHPGSDNFISCSQDNTVLLWDTQTKNYQGKLFLRSPYLAAYDPSGTVFAVACVSSGTVLLYDARNYDKAPFATVDIVEQCRKVGSQCLNKGWTTLEFSNDGKSLLVGTRGSGHFLLDAFEGTLKAYLHKPNGGTRRLAVGEAAQSGGDASNVESSGECCFAPDGRYVLSGSKKDVLVWDTMAAPDDNKVLQPSWTLPDKREAAVLAFNPRYNFFATADQELLFWLPDPHA is encoded by the exons ATGTCTTTGACACCCATGGATATTGATCGTTCTAATACACCGAATGGAGCATCGCTTAATATTCACCGCACCATTGGTACTACTGCTTCAGTCTCCAACCTGTCCGATGTCATAGGCAACTTTCGGCCCACCAAG CTATTCCGACGGGATGACATTAAGGACAACCGACCACAGCCTCATGTGCTATCCCTCGACTACGACGATGAAGGCGAGTACGTTATGGCTTCAGCCAGCGACGAAACGATACAGATTTACCACGTCAAAGAAGGCCGCCATGATAAGAGCCTGGTTAGCAAAAAGTACGGCGTGAAGCTTGCCAAATTCACACATACAAATTCGAGCATCATATATGCTAGCACAAAACAAAATG ATGCCATCCGATACCTCGCCACGCACGACAATTCCTTCATCCGGTACTTTGACGGTCACGAAGGGGCTGTGACATCATTGGCTGTCCATCCTGGCAGTGACAATTTCATATCATGCTCCCAGGACAACACCGTGCTTCTATGGGACACACAGACCAAAAACTACCAGGGCAAACTCTTCCTTAGGTCACCCTACCTCGCTGCGTACGATCCGTCAGGGACAGTCTTTGCTGTGGCTTGTGTCAGCAGCGGTACAGTTTTACTCTACGACGCACGAAACTACGACAAGGCTCCTTTTGCGACGGTTGACATTGTTGAGCAATGCAGAAAAGTAGGCTCGCAGTGCCTTAACAAGGGTTGGACGACACTGGAGTTCTCCAATGACGGTAAATCACTGCTAGTTGGAACTCGCGGCAGTGGTCACTTCCTACTCGACGCCTTCGAGGGCACACTGAAGGCATATCTCCACAAACCGAACGGCGGAACTCGGCGGTTGGCAGTTGGAGAGGCGGCACAGTCTGGCGGTGATGCGTCCAATGTCGAGAGTAGCGGTGAGTGCTGCTTTGCTCCAGATGGCCGTTATGTCCTCAGCGGCTCCAAGAAAGACGTCTTGGTCTGGGACACCATGGCTGCTCCAGACGATAACAAAGTACTGCAACCAAGCTGGACATTGCCTGATAAGAGAGAGGCTGCCGTCCTGGCTTTCAACCCACGGTACAACTTTTTTGCCACGGCTGATCAGGAGCTGTTATTTTGGCTACCCGATCCTCATGCCTAA
- a CDS encoding hypothetical protein (BUSCO:56234at5125): protein MVYMKTSQEWLDQSMALLEARPSTTHITTSYKLKPGPTRPDADGDTPVTKPPRGALVLKAFDPISGVTIKYRTTKAQEVTRLIHASLGRLGRSQAAVPDVPEVTMVDAEGTEEVQAATSTPQAAQGGGGGGKKKKKGKK from the exons ATGGTGTACATGAAGACAAGCCAGGAATGGCTCGACCAATCTATGGCACTCCTGGAAGCCCGCCCCTCAACC ACACATATCACCACATCATACAAGCTCAAGCCTGGCCCAACACGACCTGATGCCGATGGCGACACACCCGTGACGAAACCCCCGCGTGGCGCCCTAGTACTTAAGGCATTCGATCCTATCAGCGGAGTTACGATCAAGTACCGTACCACGAAGGCGCAGGAGGTAACTCGTCTCATCCACGCCTCGCTGGGTCGTCTGGGTAGAAGTCAAGCTGCTGTGCCGGATGTGCCAGAGGTGACAATGGTAGACGCAGAGGGTACAGAAGAAGTACAGGCTGCCACGTCCACACCGCAGGCAGCACAAGGGGGTGGCGGCggtggaaagaagaagaagaagggcaagaaatAG
- the RNR2 gene encoding Ribonucleotide-diphosphate reductase (RNR), small subunit (TransMembrane:1 (o231-252i)~BUSCO:27039at5125), whose amino-acid sequence MAAQMTPSKQAASAIENFNMESPVKKLDFGAANKENEPLNQTTDTTELKTKIVEETKKEETKTAAPGIKAEEADEPLLQENPQRFVLFPIKYHEIWQMYKKAEASFWTAEEIDLSKDLHDWNNRLTADEQFFVSHILAFFAASDGIVNENLVERFSGEVQIPEARCFYGFQIMMENIHSETYSLLIDTYIKEPAQRTYLFNAIDTIPCIRKKADWAIRWIQDKDSSFAQRLVAFAAVEGIFFSGAFASIFWLKKRGLMPGLTFSNELISRDEGLHTDFACLLHSHLKGRASKQMIQDIITDAVTIEQEFLTEALPCALLGMNSNLMKQYIEFVADRLLVALGNEKVYKATNPFDFMENISLGGKTNFFEKRVADYQKAGVLHSASKKADEEETPKGENGGDFTFDDDF is encoded by the exons ATGGCTGCGCAAATGACTCCTTCGAAGCAG GCTGCTTCCGCAATTGAGAACTTCAACATGGAGTCCCCTGTCAAAAAGCTCGACTTCGGTGCCGCCAACAAGGAAAACGAGCCTCTCAACCAAACCACCGATACCACCGAGCTGAAGACAAAGATCGTTGAGGagaccaagaaggaggagaccAAGACTGCTGCCCCTGGCATTAAGGCTGAGGAAGCCGACGAGCCCCTCCTTCAAGAGAATCCTCAGCGATTTGTTCTCTTCCCTATTAAGTACCATGAG ATCTGGCAGATGTACAAGAAGGCAGAGGCTTCCTTCTGGACAGCCGAGGAGATCGATCTTTCCAAGGATCTCCACGACTGGAACAACCGTCTGACTGCAGATGAGCAGTTCTTCGTCTCCCACATCCTCGCTTTCTTCGCTGCCTCTGATGGTATCGTCAACGAGAACCTTGTTGAGCGATTCAGTGGCGAGGTCCAGATTCCCGAGGCTCGATGCTTCTACGGTTTCCAGATCATGATGGAGAACATCCACTCCGAGACATACTCCCTACTCATTGACACCTACATCAAGGAGCCTGCCCAAAGAACATACCTCTTCAACGCCATTGACACTATTCCTTGCATCCGAAAGAAGGCTGACTGGGCCATTCGATGGATCCAGGACAAGGACTCCTCATTTGCTCAACGTCTTGTTGCCTTTGCTGCCGTTGAGGGTATCTTCTTCAGCGGTGCCTTTGCCTCTATTTTCTGGCTCAAGAAGCGTGGCCTCATGCCTGGTCTGACCTTCTCCAACGAGCTCATCTCTCGTGACGAGGGTCTTCACACTGACTTTGCCTGCCTCCTCCACTCTCACCTTAAGGGACGTGCCAGCAAGCAGATGATCCAGGACATCATCACCGATGCCGTTACCATTGAGCAGGAGTTCCTTACTGAGGCTCTCCCTTGTGCTCTTCTGGGCATGAACTCCAACCTCATGAAGCAGTACATCGAGTTTGTCGCTGATCGTCTGCTCGTTGCTCTCGGTAACGAGAAGGTGTACAAGGCTACAAACCCCTTCGACTTCATGGAGAACATCTCTCTGGGTGGCAAGACCAACTTTTTCGAGAAGCGCGTTGCCGACTACCAAAAGGCCGGTGTCCTCCACAGTGCCAGCAAGAAGGCTGACGAGGAGGAGACACCCAAGGGCGAAAACGGCGGAGACTTCACTTTTGACGATGACTTCTAA
- a CDS encoding hypothetical protein (TransMembrane:2 (i76-99o129-149i)~BUSCO:48997at5125): MTSIITKLVTKKILGETVANKFGTEDPYFEHVPATRLDGKPNGKIKKRKKALPPGITDNDAKVLTKVKRRAYRLDLCLFSCFGIRFGWGSVIGLVPAIGDVLDMLLALLVMRSCMKIDGGLPTSVKGKMVFNILVDFVVGLVPFAGDLVDAAYKCNTRNVVLLESHLREEGRKNLKKSGLPVPVVDPSEADEFDRLQTQDPPEYVSNPPSRNASMSERRQRSRSRSRDRRRDDRPVEPVPARVRESRGFFGRSRARPDDIETGEAGRGSRRQRSPRRERR; the protein is encoded by the exons ATGACTTCAATCATCACAAAGCTCGTCACCAAGAAGATCCTAGGGGAGACTGTCGCGAACAAATTTGGAACTGAG GACCCTTACTTTGAGCATGTCCCCGCGACTCGTCTGGATGGAAAACCCAACGGCAAAATaaagaagcgcaagaaggCTCTTCCTCCAGGCATTACCGATAACGATGCCAAGGTTTTGACCAAGGTTAAGCGTCGAGCTTATCGGCTAGACTTGTGTCTCTTCAGTTGCTTCGGCATCCGTTTCGGCTGGGGTAGTGTTATAGGACTGGTTCCTGC AATCGGCGACGTTTTGGATATGTTGCTCGCCCTTTTGGTCATGAGATCGTGCATGAAGATCGATGGTGGTCTGCCCACCTCGGTCAAGGGCAAAATGGTGTTTAATATCTTGGTCGATTTTGTCGTTGGACTTGTTCCTTTTGCTGGCGACCTGGTGGATGCAGCGTACAAGTGCAATACTCGCAATGTGGTGCTCCTCGAGTCCCACCTGCGAGAGGAGGGACGCAAGAATCTGAAGAAGAGCGGATTACCGGTACCGGTCGTTGATCCCAGTGAAGCAGACGAATTTGATCGACTTCAGACACAGGATCCGCCCGAGTACGTTTCGAACCCACCATCTCGAAATGCATCCATGTCAGAGCGTCGTCAACGCAGTCGCAGTCGCAGCCGGGATCGCCGTCGTGATGATCGCCCCGTCGAGCCGGTACCGGCGCGAGTTCGCGAGAGCCGTGGGTTCTTCGGTCGCAGCAGAGCCCGGCCGGATGATATCGAGACAGGGGAAGCTGGGCGTGGATCTCGGCGTCAAAGATCGCCGCGCAGGGAGCGACGCTAA
- a CDS encoding hypothetical protein (SECRETED:SignalP(1-23)~BUSCO:47288at5125), whose product MRPTSNLLQAAVCLTSLAPLATAWPSWFPNADSVVVRRVVPENLPLETQVLKPRQDTTTEEEATNTKKSPKQTNLNTAKVETGTETGTATEEDSTETGKTTGKKSGTKTGTSAPKRTTFSADVQPGGLSMTLPDTMYVPTPLIKIGDYATFGWNYTSLEGTPTAIDVLVSQSSAGETYTLTANMTFETNPTYVWDTSKEANDPDAPLPVGMYTLIIKDSDSEITDIPSPGYLAVQKTFQFGMYTPAAYTPYPQWNCDICDN is encoded by the exons ATGCGTCCCACCTCAAACCTCCTCCAGGCCGCTGTCTGCCTCACTTCTCTTGCACCTTTGGCTACAGCATGGCCTAGTTGGTTTCCTAACGCCGACTCTGTTGTAGTTCGACGAGTTGTTCCGGAAAATC TGCCTTTGGAAACTCAAGTTCTCAAGCCTCGTCAAGATACCACGACCGAAGAGGAAGCCACAAACACCAAGAAAAGCCCCAAGCAGACCAATCTAAACACAGCTAAAGTCGAAACCGGAACAGAGACTGGGACTGCCACCGAGGAAGATTCCACAGAGACAGGAAAGACAACCGGAAAGAAGTCGGGCACCAAGACTGGAACTTCTGCACCCAAACGCACAACCTTTTCTGCCGATGTTCAACCTGGTGGTTTGAGTATGACTCTGCCTGACACTATGTATGTCCCTACGCCGCTGATCAAGATTGGCGACTACGCCACCTTTGGCTGGAACTACACCTCACTCGAAGGCACTCCTACTGCGATTGACGTGCTTGTCAGTCAGTCTTCCGCCGGCGAAACCTACACTCTTACCGCCAACATGACTTTCGAGACGAACCCCACCTACGTTTGGGATACTAGCAAGGAGGCCAATGATCCTGATGCCCCTCTCCCTGTTGGCATGTACactctcatcatcaaggatTCCGACTCTGAAATTACCGATATTCCCTCCCCCGGTTACCTGGCGGTCCAGAAGACATTCCAGTTCGGCATGTACACCCCCGCAGCCTACACGCCCTACCCCCAGTGGAACTGTGATATCTGCGACAACTAG
- a CDS encoding hypothetical protein (BUSCO:28680at5125) — MSSKSRWADSEEDARLDAKLKEEKRRKKAEKARKLEEEKKLQAAAKQSNLEADDDRPSKRRRITPEPGAKQDEKLPLAKLLRFPTGSWGKCRSVENYEKLNDIEEGTYGWVARATNKATGKVVALKRLKLEPQDRNGLPVTGLREIQILKDCQHRNIVTMEEVVVGDDVSRPDNSLFLVLEFVEHDLKSILEDMPEPFLSSEVKRLLLQLTSGIAYLHDNWILHRDLKTSNLLLNNRGQLKIADFGMARYVGDPPPKLTQLVVTLWYRAPELLLGSKTYDAAVDMWSVGCIFGELLTREPLLQGKNEVDQVSRIFELCGVPTEETWPGFRRLPNARSLRLPKSQIATGSVVRARFPSLTSAGAGLLGDLLSLNPERRPSAHEMLQNEYFRQDPKPKPESMFPTFPSKANQERRRRVEPHAPVRGGQAASLGDADLSGIFQGRDKEEKGAGFQLRMI; from the exons ATGTCCAGCAAATCGCGGTGGGCCGACTCAGAGGAAGACGCCCGCCTCGACGCCAAACtcaaggaagaaaagagacgTAAAAAGGCAGAAAAGGCACGAAAActcgaagaagagaagaaattaCAGGCCGCAGCGAAGCAGAGCAATCTCGAAGCTGACGATGACAGACCCTCGAAGCGACGGAGGATCACACCTGAGCCAGGCGCAAAACAAGACGAGAAACTGCCTCTAGCCAAGCTACTCCGATTCCCGACTGGCAGCTGGGGGAAGTGCAGAAGCGTTGAGAATTATGAAAAGCTGAACGACATCGAAGAGGGAACTTATGGATGGGTTGCGCGAGCTACGAATAAAGCCACAGGCAAGGTCGTCGCATTGAAGAGATTAAAGCTAGAACCACAGGATCGGAACGGTCTACCGGTTACGGGCCTTCGTGAGATACAAATACTCAAGGATTGCCAACACCGCAATATTGTTACCATGGAAGAGGTCGTTGTGGGCGATGATGTATCGCGGCCAGACAA TTCATTATTTTTGGTTCTTGAATTCGTCGAACACGATTTGAAATCCATTCTCGAAGACATGCCCGAACCCTTCCTCTCCTCCGAAGTGAAgcgccttcttctccagctCACATCAGGTATCGCCTACCTCCACGACAACTGGATTCTTCACCGTGATCTCAAGACTTCCAACCTGCTTCTCAACAACCGCGGCCAGCTGAAGATTGCCGATTTTGGAATGGCCCGTTACGTCGGTGACCCCCCACCCAAGCTTACCCAGCTTGTCGTCACCCTCTGGTACCGTGCTCCTGAACTGCTTCTTGGTAGCAAGACATACGACGCTGCTGTAGATATGTGGAGTGTAGGCTGCATATTTGGCGAGCTACTCACTCGTGAACCTCTGCTTCAAGGTAAAAACGAAGTTGATCAAGTCTCGCGCATCTTTGAGCTATGTGGCGTTCCCACAGAAGAGACGTGGCCTGGTTTCCGACGTCTTCCCAACGCTCGCTCATTACGTCTTCCCAAAAGCCAAATTGCCACGGGCTCTGTCGTTCGCGCTCGCTTTCCCAGCCTTACTAGTGCAGGCGCTGGTTTGCTGGGTGATTTACTATCACTTAACCCCGAGCGCAGGCCGTCGGCGCATGAGATGTTGCAAAACGAATATTTCCGTCAGGACCCCAAGCCGAAGCCAGAGAGCATGTTCCCGACCTTCCCCAGCAAGGCGAACCAAGAGCGCCGCAGACGCGTAGAGCCTCATGCGCCTGTGCGTGGGGGACAGGCTGCTTCGCTAGGCGACGCTGATCTAAGTGGCATATTCCAGGGGCGagacaaggaagagaaggggGCAGGATTCCAACTTCGTATGATTTAA